cttcagaggaaaaaaagaaaatggtctGAGAGTTTTTCCGCAATCCGCTTTTGAcaattgaaggcagcataccacaagtttggcgtggtgagggaatctgcCGGAGAAACTATAGATGTGGTTGTGGATTGCAGGCTCCAGgacggttccgctcatttctttctaatcctcataaaaaaaaacgccgtggGAGAAGGGaggtgcgttgcaactgaaatagtcgtttaaaaaaaaacgtctgccaagccgtttttttacgacgattagggagagatcaGAGAAACGACTCCAGATTCCGTAATCAGCAACCTAAccctagcttttcccgcggattccttcaccatcAAATTCGTGATGAGCTGCCTTCAACAACTTTTGTACCCCAAAGACGATTTTTGCGTTATGAGCGCAGAACAATTAGAACAGCTTTGAGTGTTCCCCAGCTACTTTTCgccccttcctgttcaaccaTTCGGCTTAATCTGTACATTCTACATTACTTGTTAAGGCACAGAAGAGTGGAGCGCGAACAGTAAAGCTGATTTCTCAAACTGGAATAAGAAATTAGcaaaatagtagcaaaataaaatagtagacCCAGTTTTATgcaacctgttttttttttcagaaaaaacaTTGTCTATGAAAAAGACCGCGAAATCTGGGAATAAGCAGAAGCAAAAGGAGACGAATGCTGAGATTGAACgactagaaaatgaaatagctGCTAGACACGAAAAAGAGATTGCCATTCTGAAGGTAGGTTGAGATACATCACTAAGATTATGGatggaaaaagtgaagaggatcACAACCAACTAGCCTGCGTTCTTCGTGTTTTAATTCTTAGTTTTATTCCTGCGTCCTAATTCTGGGTCAACTTGATGTTACAAATAGTATATCCATTACCTGTACTCACCATGTTAAGCTAGAATGCGATTGTTATCGTAGCCACTAGTCACGTcaagtttttcctttattctgaTTAGTTGAAATAGAAAGAGCGAGTTATgtgatttctgttttttttttttcatttctattcacTTGTTTTTGTAGTCCTCAAAAtgtgaagaaccttccgctaAACCAAACTCTTCCTCTGAACCTGCCAGATCAGATTTAGACGGATTGGAACAGTCATTCTATAAGGAAGTTCAGGTTTCGtcaagaaacaagaaaaagcagGTTTGTATAAGCCATAATGAGTGGTGAAGATATTTCATGCCCATCAGTTAGTTACAGGCCAAGAAAGATGAAGCAGTTCGTCGTATGCAGGAGGCTGTGCAGAAGGATCGCGAGAATGCCGCAACTTCATTACGCGTTACAGAAATGGCTGCTATTCAGAAGGTTCTTTTGTAGTTTTAAATAAAACAGTTACATTTAATTGTATTAGGCATTTAAAACGAGTGGATCGTTCTTGCGGTAGCCCATCATTTTTCTAGGCAAGAAAGGAGATCATGGCTACGAGAAAagctgtgatttttttaataactTTCTTTTTCGCAATATCAAAGTTTTACTCGTTAAGATTCTCGATGAGCGCGGACTCAGCCTGGTTGATATTGCTCCAGATGGAGATTGTCTTTATAATGCAGTTGCTAACCAGTTATCCCGTGTGAAAGGTTATGAACAGGTcggtcatcttttttttttcttagcaactAGAAATTCTTTTCCCTAAAAGTTGCATTTTATTCTTCACAATGATTTTCCTTCCGTCTTGCCCCGCattctttgattttaaaaGATAACTAATGCCTGtgtgaaatgaaaacataCATATTACATGCATGCGAAATCTTGCTCATATACAATTCCGATTGTATACATCTGTGAAATGCTATTTACTTAAGGTCACCGGTAAGGATATGCGCCGCCGGGCTGCGAAGTACATGAGGGAAAATAAGGATGCTTTCATACCGTTCCTAACCAATGTAAGTTTGTTACCAATTATTTCCTTCGCGGATCTGGCCTAGAAATCTATACGCCGCAGGAAAGCGACGATCCATTGGATGAGTTtgaattcgaaaaatattgctttggagtagaaaatgaaagcaaagaTGGTGGTGTATGGGGAGGAGAACCAGAACTGAATGCACTCAGTCAAAGCCTTGAGAGAAGTATAGAGGTAAGCACCATAGCCTCCAAAAAAGATGCACCTATTGCAGCAAATATCTGTTCAGCTTATCCAACCAGTAGGACCGGCAGTGATCTTCGGCGAAGATTATAAGAAGACAAAACCTTTGATAATAGTGTACCATCGACATGCTTACCAATTAGGAGCTCATTATAACTCAACAACTGTCAAAACGTTGGCATAGTAAATATACAGGTTCTGTTGTTTGCTTTGTATTTTTCGATGAAGTAAATTGCTtcacaaattaaaatttctgtaACTTGAGAAACTCGCTGTTCTTTGTCGCAATCAAACTTTCATCTCCGCCATTGaacatgaacaagaaggatccAGAACACCTCGCATTCTAGTTCTAGAAAATCGAGATTCAAGATAATCTATTATGAatagggtcaaagcgacatgaagtacagtgtatttgcgtacgcgTTTGGAAAGGTGCGGTGGAGCAGTTGCAACCGAGGAGGGACCATcgcaaattgcagcgatgggcggcgccagcaagggttccagtacgctccaAACCGCTACACTCTagcgcaccgcctcgagagagaAACCTCATGCACAATttcaccgtgcttcatgacgTTTCCTACTATATTTACTAAATCATTGTCTCAAGAACGATTGCTTCCGAAACTATGAAGTTATTGGGAATGTCAAACTTGAGTTACCTAGTATTCGTCATTCGTCGGAGTATCTTCCACAGTTATTTCTCAGGTTATAAAATATCGCAGGTACCGCATGTGAACAATATAACGGTAACAGTGAAGCGCTTAATCCgcccaatttttaaaaaatgttggagaGTAGCCATACCAGTGGAGTGGAATGCAGTTCTTGATAGTTCCacttcgatcccaaccgctaacTGAACTGCGTCGCttagagcgcagccgcctgGAATGCGCCCTgctgcatgtcgttttgacccttctTTAtatcgaagccgcgcacgataAACTCAGATCCAAACATTCGAAGGCCACTAAGGATTGGAGGTCTGATCCGAATTCATCAAATGCTGAGCGGTTGATAGCAAACACAAGGTGCAGATGTGTCCCTCATCTCGGAGGAGTTTCATCAATTCAATCCCCCTGtacttttctgaaaacaaaataCTGTAGCAATCGCAGTCTACGTTTGCACATCATAACATTTGTGgaataaatcataaaaatgGTAGTTGTGTTTCTGACTTGTTTACATTATCTTCCCAAACTCCTTTGCCCTACTACCTTTGGGTAGCAAAGGACATGGATGCACTGGTTaaaatgttgagaaattccTGATGTAGTTACATACATTCGACTTATCAACCTTAAGAATACTATACGATGACGACTATGTGGGCTCTAGACTAGTCACTTATGAGCTGTTTTAATGAGGTAGCTCATTTAAACAACGGAGCTGCCATTTGATGGACTGGAGGGTAGATGCAAACAGAGATCATAATTCATTCATATCATAACTTCAGACGCTCACACTCATCGGCAAAGTTGACCGCCCTCTTATTGGAAGATATAATTTGAATTCGGCGGGCAACTCGTCCTCTGCATATAAACGATCAGCGAAATAGATCCGACGAAGCCTACAGTTAGCATGCACTTGGATTCTCAATGTCTCTACGTAGTTCGTCCCATATGCACGTTTCGTGAAGTCTGCGAGGTTGAACTGGATTTGGTTCCACCCTTCATCGAGTCGCATAGGCATTGTGCAGATAAATGGTTTAACTCGTGTACTCGACTGATAATTTGACGCACGGAAACGTCGTTTGACTCCTTTATCGTCCAAGATCTGCAAAGTCATAACTAATTCTAACGTCAAAGCAAACTTTTATCCCAAATCTcacctgtacttcaaaagtaAAGTATTTCTTTAGGTTCTTCACAACCATAACGAAATATGGCAATTTTATCCCcaatgttttctttggatCATGTGGACATGATATGTAGGAAGTGCTGAATACAATTTACTCAAACAAAATTAGTTgataaaaatttcgaaattataaatgaataatactCATATGACTTACCTTACGTTGGCTCCGATAATCTCAATAATCAATGATTGAATTTCATCGTCTGTGACCCGCTTTATATGACCGTTTTTAACCTGTAACAAAAACTGATTTCTACTCCAAATTTAGGCAATGAAATAATGGAGCTGCAATAAAGCTAGCAAATGTTTTTTGGTGTTGCCTAGCCACTAAGCACCTACAATGGGGATTAGACAAACTAGAGTCTGGTGCTATTGCTACCAAAGTGCTCAACTCAAACTCAAACTCAACAATACTCAAGGTGGCGCGGTGGAAACCTTACAAGTCTCTGCAGTCCAACTGGAGATAGCGAGGGTTTCATATCGATCACAACCATTTATAATTGGAacaagtcgttttgatcctcCGGCACTTCGTTCCAGCACTTAGTCAAATCACATGAATTGTTTGGTTAATTTGCAGAGCTTTTTTGCTTTCACAACCtagtagaaaaaatacgaaaaaaaactggtgatAATGATTATTTTCGTACTGGGTAGACAAGAAGTTTCGTACGGAGATCAGTGCCTGCACCAAGATATTTTAAGACCTGAACTATCCTATCCTTCGAATCCATTATATTTAATTGAGCTTTCTGCAATCACCAGAAATTGTCTACttaaaggatgaaaggatCTATAGtaaaatcaaaacgacatgaaacacgatgcagttgcgtaagcggtgaGGTGGAGCCCAGTGGTTAGAATCGAAGGAAGACCTTTGCTAAAACACTACTTAGCTgaagttcgcgatggtcccacctccgATTCCAGTCGCtttcttcaccgcgccgcttcgagcgcaaccgtttgtgcaactgcactgtccttcatgtcgttttgatcccagCTACATGGACGTAAATCCTGCTAAAACGAAGTTGGGGGTACATTCTTACGGTCGAGCACCTCTGTTCTCATATTATAGTTACAGAAAGGAAACAAGTCAAGGGATCCCAGCTACATGGACGTAAATCCTGCTAAAACGAAGTTAGGGGTACATTCTTACGGTCGAGCACTTCTGTTCTCATATTATAGTTACAGAAAGGAAACAAGTCAAGGGATCCCAGCTACATGGACGTAAATCCTGCTAAAACGAAGTTGGGGGTACATTCTTACGGTCGAGCACTTCTGTTCTCATATTATAGTTACAGAAAGGAAACAAGTCAAGGGAAATCAAAAGAAGGATGCATGATTTCCAACAACCAAAAGACTCTTCCTGAACACTATGAATACGGGGGCACTGACCTGTTTGTCCCAAAGCTGCAGTGGATTGCTGCCAACGCTGTACAGAACAGATAATAGTCCACTTTGGAATGTGTTATGGAACATTATTCACGGATGCatcagaatttcttcttaaaatctAAGACATATCAAGCTGTAACGACTACCACGAAAGCACGACTGCGATGGCGTAAAATTACATTTATAGACCTGTTCCCATGACAACAGCGACACTTATGGACATGTGACCATTGCAGAACACGAACAAGGATAATGACAGCTTATCATATACAACGATATCGACATCAATTTATTCCTCATGGATATTCTCGTAATTGAACATAGAACAAAGGAAGCGAACGATAGgcaaagattttaaaaatatttcagtaaAAGGGAGCGACTTCAAGGAGAGAGGATCCGAGGAACAGATTgaaaagcagaagaaattcCAAGTAACAGAGTATTTCTTCAGAACAAATGCGGATATATCGGACTAATCTATAACTGCGCCTAGAAGCGCTGaaattttcctccattttttagtttttttttttccaaggagGAGTTTCTATAAGTCGCAGGAAGATTGGCATCGTcgaataaatgcaaaattttctaacAGCTAAGAAGTTTAGTACATAGAAATGGCATGGCTTGGTTGCTATGACTAAATTTCATCGCTTCATTAAGTGTAtagtacggtcaaaacgacatgaaccatgATGcatggctgcgctcgaagcagcgcggtagAGACAGTGGTTGAAATCGAGATGGAGctccatcgcgaactacagcggtGTCTGCAAGGTCTTCTCTAGGTTTTAACCGCAACAAAAAGcacatttgtaaaaaaaagcaccacTGAACCCCTTGA
This is a stretch of genomic DNA from Necator americanus strain Aroian chromosome II, whole genome shotgun sequence. It encodes these proteins:
- a CDS encoding hypothetical protein (NECATOR_CHRII.G7719.T1) gives rise to the protein MFHNTFQSGLLSVLYSVGSNPLQLWDKQVKNGHIKRVTDDEIQSLIIEIIGANVSTSYISCPHDPKKTLGIKLPYFVMVVKNLKKYFTFEVQILDDKGVKRRFRASNYQSSTRVKPFICTMPMRLDEGWNQIQFNLADFTKRAYGTNYVETLRIQVHANCRLRRIYFADRLYAEDELPAEFKLYLPIRGRSTLPMSVSV
- a CDS encoding hypothetical protein (NECATOR_CHRII.G7718.T1) translates to MAECTCLAEDFNDESDPMEALLARHRKEKKALKEKTLSMKKTAKSGNKQKQKETNAEIERLENEIAARHEKEIAILKSSKCEEPSAKPNSSSEPARSDLDGLEQSFYKEVQVSSRNKKKQAKKDEAVRRMQEAVQKDRENAATSLRVTEMAAIQKILDERGLSLVDIAPDGDCLYNAVANQLSRVKGYEQVTGKDMRRRAAKYMRENKDAFIPFLTNESDDPLDEFEFEKYCFGVENESKDGGVWGGEPELNALSQSLERSIELIQPVGPAVIFGEDYKKTKPLIIVYHRHAYQLGAHYNSTTVKTLA